A genome region from Manihot esculenta cultivar AM560-2 chromosome 5, M.esculenta_v8, whole genome shotgun sequence includes the following:
- the LOC110614653 gene encoding protein ALTERED XYLOGLUCAN 4: MVTYSPSKDHSYPSLTRKLLPWTFYTIIPLVLFRLYFYPCPLPHSLPILISSSSSLSPSTLEEESSKETPCDYTSGDWVQDERGPLYNGTTCGTIKEGQNCMAHGRPDMGYLYWRWKPKQCELPRFEPNIFLQLLSNKHLAFVGDSMARNQLESLLCMLASVSAPNLVYRDGEDNKYRRWHFDSHNITISVYWSPFLVKGVEKSNAGPNHNKLYLDHVDERWAADMNGFDLLVLSVGHWFLHPAVYYEGDSVLGCHYCPGLNHTEIGFYDVLRKALKTTLNTAIQRRGRGTNGKGIEVILTTFSPSHFEGDWDKFGACPKTKPYQEGEKSVEGMDADMRNIEIQEVEAAKLSAMQFDNLRLEALDVTKLSLLRPDGHPGPYMYPFPFANGVTERVQNDCVHWCLPGPVDTWNEILLEMIKRWAYQSIRQE, from the exons atGGTCACTTACAGTCCTTCCAAAGACCATTCTTATCCTTCTCTCACCAGGAAGCTCCTTCCATGGACATTTTATACTATTATTCCTTTGGTTTTGTTTCGCTTGTATTTCTACCCTTGCCCTCTTCCTCATTCTCTCCCCATTCtcatctcctcctcctcctctcttTCTCCTTCTACGCTAG AAGAGGAAAGTTCTAAGGAAACTCCATGTGACTACACCAGTGGAGACTGGGTCCAAGACGAGAGGGGTCCTTTGTACAATGGCACAACCTGTGGTACAATCAAAGAAGGCCAGAACTGCATGGCTCATGGCAGGCCAGATATGGGTTATCTATACTGGAGATGGAAACCAAAGCAATGCGAGCTTCCAAGGTTTGAACCCAACATATTTCTTCAACTCCTTAGCAATAAGCATTTAGCATTTGTTGGTGACTCCATGGCTAGGAACCAATTAGAGTCCCTTCTTTGTATGCTAGCCTCTGTCTCTGCCCCTAATCTTGTTTATCGAGATGGTGAGGATAACAAGTATCGCAGATGGCATTTTGATTCTCATAATATCACCATATCAGTGTATTGGTCACCTTTTCTTGTAAAAGGTGTGGAAAAATCAAATGCTGGTCCAAATCATAACAAATTGTATTTAGATCATGTTGATGAGAGATGGGCAGCTGATATGAATGGATTTGACTTGCTTGTGCTATCAGTTGGCCATTGGTTTCTACATCCAGCAGTGTATTATGAGGGTGATTCTGTTCTAGGCTGCCATTACTGTCCTGGTCTTAATCACACTGAAATTGGATTTTATGATGTCTTGAGGAAGGCTTTAAAGACTACACTCAATACAGCAATCCAAAGGAGAGGAAGAGGGACTAATGGCAAAGGCATTGAAGTAATTCTCACCACATTTTCACCTTCACACTTTGAAGGTGACTGGGATAAATTTGGTGCCTGTCCAAAAACAAAGCCTTATCAGGAGGGAGAGAAATCAGTTGAAGGAATGGATGCAGATATGAGAAACATTGAGATCCAAGAAGTTGAAGCTGCAAAGTTGAGTGCTATGCAATTTGACAATCTGAGATTAGAGGCATTAGATGTAACCAAATTATCACTACTGAGGCCAGATGGTCATCCAGGACCATACATGTATCCATTTCCATTTGCTAATGGTGTAACTGAGCGTGTACAAAATGACTGTGTGCATTGGTGCTTGCCAGGGCCTGTAGATACCTGGAACGAAATATTGCTGGAGATGATCAAGAGATGGGCGTATCAATCAATAAGACAAGAATGA
- the LOC110616017 gene encoding probable serine/threonine-protein kinase PBL28 — protein sequence MPFGLVSSWSKRRGKKSKDHSDPWVYKPVEFWQLEDQTPHATKKHHGSSVFTLKEMEDATCSFSDEHMVGKGGFGRVYRGTLRSGEVVAIKKMELPPFKEAQGEREFRVEVDILSRLSHPNLVSLIGYCADGKHRFLVYEYLQNGNLQDHLNGIGEVKMDWPLRLKVAHGAARGLAFLHSSSAVGIPIVHRDFKSTNILLNANFDAKISDFGLAKLMPEGQETYLTARVLGTFGYFDPQYTSTGKLTLQSDVYAFGVVLLELLTGRRAVDLSQGPSDQNLVLQVRHIMNDWKKLRKVIDPELNRSSYTRESIATFANLASRCVRIESSERPSMIECVNELQMIRYTNSRALGMPLHTFKIVK from the exons ATGCCTTTTGGGCTGGTCTCCTCGTGGAGCAAACGCCGAGGAAAAAAGTCTAAAGATCACTCAGATCCCT GGGTTTATAAACCTGTGGAGTTTTGGCAACTCGAGGATCAAACTCCCCATGCCACAAAAAAACACCATGGATCTTCAGTATTCACACTCAAGGAAATGGAAGACGCAACTTGCTCTTTTAGTGATGAACATATGGTTGGAAAAGGGGGTTTTGGCCGAGTTTATCGGGGCACTCTGCGATCAGGAGAG GTCGTAGCAATCAAGAAAATGGAGCTGCCACCATTTAAAGAAGCTCAAGGAGAGCGAGAGTTTCGTGTTGAAGTCGATATCTTGAGCAGGCTCAGCCACCCAAATTTGGTATCCTTGATAGGATATTGTGCTGATGGGAAGCACAGGTTTCTAGTGTATGAATACCTGCAAAATGGTAATCTGCAAGATCACTTAAATG GAATTGGAGAGGTAAAAATGGATTGGCCCTTAAGGCTTAAAGTGGCACATGGAGCAGCAAGGGGACTGGCTTTTCTCCATTCCAGTTCTGCAGTTGGGATACCAATTGTCCATAGAGATTTTAAATCCACCAACATTCTCCTAAATGCTAACTTTGACGCCAAG atttctgattTTGGGCTTGCTAAGTTGATGCCAGAAGGCCAGGAGACATATTTGACAGCCAGGGTTCTTGGCACATTTGGCTATTTTGATCCGCAGTATACATCG ACAGGGAAACTCACTTTACAAAGTGATGTTTATGCGTTTGGAGTAGTTCTTCTTGAGCTTTTGACAGGACGCAGAGCAGTGGACTTAAGTCAGGGACCAAGTGATCAAAACCTTGTACTACAA GTTAGGCATATAATGAATGATTGGAAGAAGTTGCGTAAGGTGATAGATCCAGAACTAAATCGGAGTTCATATACAAGAGAATCTATAGCCACGTTTGCGAACCTGGCATCACGTTGTGTCCGCATtgagagcagtgagagaccctccATGATTGAATGTGTAAACGAACTCCAAATGATAAGATATACAAACTCAAGAGCCTTGGGCATGCCATTGCATACATTCAAAATAGTCAAATAG